Proteins encoded by one window of uncultured Bacteroides sp.:
- a CDS encoding F0F1 ATP synthase subunit delta: MNIGIIPMRYAKALYAFAQDKSVEEKVYAEMSLLAHSFAEHTSLKTVLDNPVMKSKEKQSLICTAAGTQVSDVFVRFIELVLHQKREKHLQSIALMYQDLYRKAKLISIGSLVTASPLSTETEDHMRKLLMKDKKGTLDFKTSVDPEIMGGFIFSIDTYRLDASIATQLRRVKSQFMDKNRKSI, from the coding sequence ATGAATATAGGTATTATTCCCATGCGTTACGCTAAAGCGTTGTATGCTTTTGCACAGGATAAAAGTGTAGAAGAGAAAGTTTATGCTGAGATGAGTCTGTTGGCTCATAGTTTTGCAGAACACACTTCTCTGAAAACTGTACTGGATAATCCGGTGATGAAGAGCAAAGAAAAGCAGAGTCTTATATGTACTGCAGCCGGCACTCAGGTGAGCGATGTATTTGTGCGCTTCATAGAGTTGGTGTTGCATCAGAAAAGAGAAAAGCACCTGCAATCCATTGCTTTGATGTATCAGGATTTATACCGCAAAGCTAAACTTATCTCCATTGGATCATTGGTTACAGCATCTCCTTTGAGCACTGAGACTGAAGATCACATGAGGAAATTGTTAATGAAGGACAAGAAAGGTACACTGGATTTTAAAACTTCAGTAGATCCTGAAATTATGGGTGGTTTTATCTTTAGTATAGATACCTACCGCCTGGATGCTAGTATTGCAACGCAACTTAGACGGGTGAAAAGCCAGTTTATGGATAAGAATAGAAAAAGTATATAA
- the atpF gene encoding F0F1 ATP synthase subunit B, translating into MSLLQPEFGLLFWMLLSFIIVFIILAKFGFPVITKMVEDRKLFIDKSLEAANTANEQLAGIKADGEAILSAAREEQVKILNDAAAIRDKIINEAKVSAQLEAKKQLDEVRLQIQAEKNEAIRDVRRQIAALSVDIAEKVIRGSLKKDKEQMDMIDRLLDEVTVSKS; encoded by the coding sequence ATGTCATTATTACAACCTGAATTTGGGCTTCTGTTTTGGATGCTCCTCTCTTTCATAATAGTATTTATCATTCTGGCTAAGTTTGGTTTTCCTGTCATTACAAAAATGGTGGAAGATCGTAAGCTATTTATTGATAAATCACTGGAAGCTGCTAATACCGCGAACGAACAGTTGGCAGGTATTAAGGCTGATGGAGAAGCAATTCTATCAGCAGCCCGTGAAGAGCAGGTGAAAATCTTGAATGATGCAGCTGCTATTCGCGATAAAATTATCAACGAAGCAAAAGTTAGTGCACAACTGGAAGCTAAAAAACAATTAGACGAAGTAAGACTTCAGATCCAGGCTGAGAAAAATGAAGCTATCCGTGACGTACGTCGTCAGATAGCAGCTCTCTCTGTCGATATTGCCGAAAAGGTTATTCGTGGTAGTCTGAAGAAAGACAAGGAACAGATGGATATGATCGATCGTTTGTTGGATGAAGTGACAGTTTCAAAATCGTAA
- the atpE gene encoding ATP synthase F0 subunit C, producing MLGTVLLQAAVAGIGLGKLGAAIGAGIAAVGAGIGIGKIGGSAMEAIARQPESAGDIRMNMIIIAALVEGVALFAVVVCFLALS from the coding sequence ATGTTAGGTACAGTATTATTACAAGCAGCAGTTGCTGGAATTGGATTAGGGAAATTAGGTGCAGCAATTGGTGCAGGTATCGCAGCAGTTGGTGCAGGTATTGGTATTGGTAAAATTGGTGGTTCTGCAATGGAAGCTATTGCACGCCAACCTGAATCAGCTGGCGATATTCGTATGAATATGATTATTATTGCAGCTTTGGTTGAAGGTGTTGCCTTGTTTGCTGTTGTTGTTTGTTTCTTAGCTTTATCATAA